One Globicephala melas chromosome 6, mGloMel1.2, whole genome shotgun sequence genomic window carries:
- the RMI1 gene encoding recQ-mediated genome instability protein 1, protein MSIASITLRVETWLLATWHVKVPLMWLEACINWIQEENDNVNLSQAQMNKQVFEQWLLTDLRDLEHRLLPDGILEVPKGELNGYFALQINSLVDVSQPAYAQIQKLRGKNTTNDLITAETQVTPKPWEAKPSRMLMLQLTDGIVQIQGMEYQSIPALHSDLPPGTKILIYGNISFRLGVLLLKPENVKVLGGEVDALLEEYAQEKVLARLIGEPDPIVPVIPNNSNQSIPRITDVLHPALGPSDEELLASLDENDELAANNNTSLERSCFSTGSSSNTVPIRQSDFEPGLVISPRSKEKPQNQSMLFTDEELDDFSLEEALLLEEAVQKEQTETKELQPLTLNRTADESIERFSHRSNTLNNFSLICKNGNNNWNEKNLSEQIANEDKSFSCPSARDQNSSIVSVNHNVPLPHNFTNKDNNSETYNKIKQTSSSDGHSLNNKILNGELVNYVPKSCSHISNKNEHHLQTCSSRSSENSTNLSITMDLYSPPFIYLSVLMASKPKEVTTVKVKAFIVTLTGNLSSSGGIWSITAKISDGTAYLDVDFVDEILTSLIGFSVLEMKQLKKDPCKYQKFLEGLQKCQRDLIDLCCLMTISLNPSLSKGTVLVLQDVNVEHLENLKRRVKK, encoded by the coding sequence atgagTATAGCTAGTATTACATTAAGAGTTGAAACCTGGCTTTTAGCTACATGGCATGTTAAAGTGCCTTTAATGTGGCTGGAAGCTTGTATTAACtggatccaagaagaaaatgataatgtTAATTTGAGTCAggcacaaatgaataaacaagtgtTTGAGCAATGGCTCCTTACTGATCTGAGAGATTTGGAGCATCGTCTTTTACCTGATGGCATTTTAGAAGTTCCAAAAGGAGAACTGAATGGATATTTTGCTCTGCAGATTAATTCATTGGTTGATGTAAGTCAACCTGCGTATGCCCAGATACAAAAGTTGAGAGGAAAGAATACAACCAATGACCTAATTACAGCTGAAACACAAGTAACCCCAAAACCTTGGGAAGCAAAGCCTTCACGAATGTTGATGCTACAGCTTACTGATGGAATTGTACAAATACAGGGGATGGAATATCAGTCTATTCCAGCTCTTCATAGTGATCTTCCTCCAGGTACAAAAATTTTGATTTATGGAAACATTTCTTTCCGTCTTGGTGTTCTCTTATTGAAACCAGAAAATGTGAAGGTGTTGGGAGGAGAAGTAGATGCTCTTTTAGAGGAATATGCCCAAGAAAAAGTTCTTGCAAGATTAATTGGGGAACCTGATCCTATAGTTCCAGTCATACCAAATAATTCTAACCAAAGCATCCCCAGAATTACAGATGTTCTACATCCTGCGTTAGGACCTTCTGATGAAGAACTCTTGGCAAGTCTTGATGAAAACGATGAGCTTGCAGCAAATAATAACACCTCTTTGGAAAGAAGTTGTTTCAGCACAGGTAGTTCTTCAAATACTGTTCCCATCAGACAGTCAGATTTTGAACCAGGACTTGTTATTTCTCCAAGatcaaaggagaaaccacaaaaCCAGTCTATgctttttactgatgaggaattAGATGACTTTTCATTGGAGGAGGCCTTGCTTTTAGAAGAAGCTGTCcagaaagaacaaacagagaccaAAGAATTACAGCCACTGACTTTGAACAGAACTGCAGATGAAAGTATAGAGAGATTTTCACATAGATCTAATactctgaataatttttctttgatttgcaaaaatggaaataataattggaatgaaaaaaatttatctgAGCAAATAGCTAATGAAGACAAATCTTTTAGTTGTCCATCTGCTAGAGACCAAAACAGTAGTATTGTTTCAGTTAATCATAATGTACCCCTACCccataattttacaaataaagataaCAACTCAGagacatataataaaataaaacaaaccagcaGTTCAGATGGACATtccttaaataataaaatattaaacggAGAGCTGGTCAATTATGTACCAAAAAGTTGTTCAcacatttctaataaaaatgaGCACCACTTACAGACTTGTTCTTCAAGATCATCAGAGAATAGCACTAACCTTTCTATCACCATGGATTTATATTCTCCACcttttatctatttgtctgttctaaTGGCCAGCAAACCAAAGGAAGTTACAACAGTGAAAGTCAAAGCGTTTATTGTAACCTTAACTGGAAATCTCTCAAGTTCTGGTGGCATTTGGAGTATAACAGCAAAAATTTCTGATGGTACTGCATATCTAGATGTAGACTTTGTAGATGAAATACTTACTAGTCTGATAGGGTTTTCAGTACTAGAAATGAAACAGTTAAAAAAGGATCCTTGTAAATACCAAAAGTTCCTGGAAGGTTTGCAGAAATGTCAGAGAGATCTAATAGATTTGTGCTGTCTAATGACTATTTCATTGAATCCCTCCTTGTCTAAGGGAACGGTACTGGTATTACAAGATGTTAATGTGGAACACCTTGAGAACCTAAAGAGGCGAGTAAAGAAATAA